The following nucleotide sequence is from Pangasianodon hypophthalmus isolate fPanHyp1 chromosome 8, fPanHyp1.pri, whole genome shotgun sequence.
GCCACGGTTAATCATTATATATACAGCTTTTAGATAGTAAACTGCTCAAGGCTGCCTAATGGAGATCAATTATCAGGATTAGACTGAAGGACACAAACTTTTACTAGACTTAAATCCACCCACGCAGGTCATTCTGCAAAGCTCAAAAGCACATGGCCAGCTTTCACTAACCAGAACCTTAAGTTAGACCACTTGTATCGGTAAGCAGCTTGTATCGGTATATAAACAGCAGCTCTTAATCCTCATTAGAACTGCTGAGAGGTTTGAGGAATGAAATGGGTGACTTCTGCTCAGACTGTGAGGCTTTGTCAGTAAAAATAGGAAATGAAGTTAGGGGACACTGGTGTAACCTGATGTGGAGCTGCTTGGCCGTCTGAACGAAGCAGGACTGGTCAGTCTCTTTGAGGACTTCCTGTGCGTAACCCACTAAACCGCTGTTCTCCAGCATGCCCTGGTACTCTTCCACCTGGCTCCTGAGCTTGTCCAGACGCCGGTTCCTGGACAGCTCAATGGACCTCAACAATTCAGTCTTCCTTTCCTGCAGAGTCTCAAAAAGACGCTCAAAGTGCTCATGCGCCTGTCTCTCCGCAAGCTGTCCATTTTCCTACATTGATGAGATACAAACAGTAATTACCAAAAAGCACTACTAGTCCATTTTCATTTTCGACACACTGATAAGAGCTATGATTATTTGCCAATACCCAGTAATGATCTGATTGCCATTCTTTTCCATCAGCCAATGATGTGCATAAGAGAGGAAATACTAGGGGGGTACTCAGCTTGCATAGAAGTAAGACATTTGTCATGGTCAAATCTGTCTCAAAAAATCAATCCACTGGCCAATTTAGGTAAAGCACTAATGCTCAGCAATCGATAAATGCATCACTACACACAATATACTACACCAGCATTTCCAGAACCAGGCCTTGTGGACCACTAGACAGTTTTTTACTCTTTGCCAGCTGCCAACATGCCTAAACAGAGCCGTCGAGAACACAATACGCTGGTCCCTGTTTATCAGGAGTTGGCAAAGAACAAAAATGTGGACCATCTTTGAGTCCCTAAGAACCAAAACactattttaatcattaaaaacataGCTGTGAGATTGCTCACCTTAAGCTAAATAAGTTTTATAACCTAAAGTTTCAGTAATctacagtatttacagtatgttGCTTTTCTAAACTACTATTACAGCTCATTacgttttatatttaatgagattttgtaataataaattattaaaaggtAATCCTAAATCACATATCAGAGATCAATACCCTAATACTCCACAGCTTGACCATCAAAATTTGTATAAACATGTTCAAATAATACACTTGACAAGGAACGAGATGATCCTATCTTGCAGTGAGCATTGAGAAGTTACACCAAAAGGCTATCAAATGTTTCCACAAACTACTTACCTCAGTCTGCCGAATCAAGACCTCAAGTTCAGAAATCTGAGTCCTCACTTGTTCCTCTTTGCTAATTAAGTAATGGATACTTTTTGATAGCTTATCCTGTTGGCGGAACAATAAAACCTATTAGGCTATGAATGCACGTAATGGAAAAGTGAACTGCCCCAGCAATTTTCAGGCAGTTCAGAGCATCTAAAACCACATTGACAGAAGACAGAGCTCTGTGATGGCTTTAACATTATTAAGCACAATTGattgtattaaaaatgcataGCCCAGGCCTGCTTGGTCTAATCTAAGGTTACACAGGCTTAGATTAAAGACAAAATGGGCCTGAGGTGCTTTTTGTATTCTTTAGGAATTTATCTGGCCAAAACTAAAGAAGAGGCTTTTACTGACAGACGTACGTGCATGAACTTTTCGCCCTGTTCCCTTCTATTCACAAGCAACATGATCCTGAGTTCTTGCTAAGCAGGTCATGTGCACTGCTCAATTTTTAATgagcaaagtaaaaaaaaaaaaaaaatgaaactgtaaaCCTTTAACAAATACAATGCACCATCACATGCTTGAGAAAGTGTTAGAAACCTATAGTTTATGTTCCAATCTTAGTTTGAGTCTGCATACCTTGAGGACCTTGTAGGCACTGCTCATGGATGTGACTTTATGGTTAGCATGAGAACCACCAAGCTTGCAGAGGTGACACACGGGCCGGCGACACACCTCGCAGTACATGTTAACTTTCTCCATCTCATGCTCAGGACACATCAACACCTACAGCCAAGAGAGATGGAAACTCTTACTTTCAAATGGGAATATAATCCAGTGAACATTTATCTCCCACAAATTATTCCAATCGAGAAATCAAACCCTAAAAGATATGCTTGTTTTGGAGGCACTGGTGACAACATTAATGTTCACAAATCAACATTCCAACGTATAATTAACACACACCTAGCTGGGAGGTTACAGAGAAACCTAcaccaaataattaattttgtataatagTGCTGGTTGATGTTCTGGTTTGTAAGAGTTCAAATAGCCTAGAGCAGTTaagaaagtgtttattaaacctTGTATATTAACACAATGCTGGTACGAGATTGAGGATTTGTGCTTCCCTCATTCTCTCCTGGTTATGTTTAGTAAGAGGCAAAAGGTCCTAAATCTATCTTTCCTAAAACTCCAAGTTAGACTGCTTTTGGTATTAATTTGTCTTTTCTGATATTTGATTTTCCTGTAGTATTTCCtactttgtgttttattatgttCCAAGTTGAATGTACAGAAAATAAACTCTGTTGACAATGTAAAGCTGCTCACGCATGTGTTTTGGAGGCCGGGAGGatcttcttccttccttcttccttctttttatgTTATATTCTGACCCTTTACCAGGCCATAACGTCAgctcattttgcattttaaaatcatattaaaattattttcagatAGACAAAGGGTCAAGTCATAAATGAAGggtagtgtgttttgtttattttatataaaaatatactagTAACTTATTTTTAACTTAATGAATGGAAAATGTCCTTGTGTGACTACAGAAGACATGAGGtaggaaatgtaaaaaaaaaatcaatcaaataaTAATGCCTGGAATCTTTCCATTTTATCAAAGCGGTCCATATTTTCTCAGTAATGCTCTTTAAGGTCACTGACAGCTTGATTATAGTTCATTATATGCTATGGCAATCTGTTATTGTATAAAGTGGCAGTCTAAACATCATATGATAACCAGAACACAGTTATAGGATCTGATGTTAGTAATTTTGCAGCTTGGTCGGTCATACCTTTGGTCTGAAGTTAGTAGTAGGCCCGACGTACTCGTGTTGGGCCCTGGGCGTCCCCCATGGGTGGTTCAGCTTGAAGCACTCGTTGCAGTAGCTCGCCTTGCAGTCCATGCAGCTCTTGGTGGCCTCCTGCACAGCAGGCGGCTTGCACACGTTACACATGATGGCGACAGCGGCGCGGGCCGCCTGCCTGTAGCGCTCCACGATGCTCTCCAGCGTGAAGTTGCGGAAGAGCATGCTGATGCCCCGCTCGCCCAGCTCTATGTCACGCTGGCAACCTGGGCATGGGAAGCTGGTGACGCGGGGGGTGACTGAGGAGCGCCTCCAGCCGGGGGAGGAGGACACGGACCCTGATTTCACACAAATATTATTCCGTCAGTTAAATAGGTGGATGAACAGAATTCTAAAAGTGAAAGCACTGCTGACCTAAAAAGATGAAACTCAGGTCAGCTGACTCGAGTTTCAGGATGCTCACAAACAATGCAACaaacagagggggaaaaaaaaaagccacaaagtGAACAATGATCTGGACAATAAAAAGTTCAAATAAGGTCAAACCAAGAGATACCAAACAAATATGTGAGTGAATTACAGACCAATTTCTTGATAGACAACCTGAATAGATAGATGATGTAACAAATGTACACTTTATCACAAAAATACTTGGGTATGATGTATGACAACTAATAAgagttttctgtttcttttgaCAACATTGACAACACCAGGAAAACTACAGAGGTCTTAGGTAACACTTTTTCCTGTTCCTTGTCCAGTTCaatgtatttaaaacatatatacagtacatttacagagacagacacaaacttAGTATTTCACACGAAGGAAAATCTCAGATAAGACAGAGTCACTGACAGCACAATTAAACATTCACTACAACCACGGCAGAAGCAAGCAGGTAACAAACACTCAGATAAGACTACACTTAGATGCATGGCATGAAAACAAGACAGTGAAATCACACTGCATGGCACAACAGTGACCAATGGATGCAAAAGATTTCTGGAACAAACATGCATATAGATGTACGGAGATGTAACGGACTCATAACGGCTTGATTGTTATGGACGTAGCGGGGGATGGTGGTGACGGAATGACTATGGGGATCTTTTCGGATGGGAGCTGAACAAAATGACGGAAAATAGGCAATGAGCAAGGGCGTGTTAGAAGAAGAAGCGTGTACTTAGGCCGTGGTTGCGCTGTGCTGCTCGGGGAGGGGAGGAGCAGGCAGCATCTGCAGCGCGGCTTGCTGGggccagctgctgctgctgctgccgcaATGACACTCAGTGCAGAGGAggggaaagaaaataaaacgcTCAGACCAGTAAGTCATCGTAAGGCCATTCTGGCAGAGCATAGAGGTGCCTGGCCCTACAAAAACCACAAATCAACGGCAAGCACCCTCTCATTCAAGATTATGATACTGTTCTAATACTGAAAAGTGATGCACTTGAATGCATTATCTGCCTTTGTCACTTTATAGTTAAATTTGGTAGAAGGTCCTCGCTTTAACGTTGCTAAATTTGCAGCGAGTTGCACTCTCAGATGCAAACTGACGAGTGCTATTAACATCTGAGGTGGGTGGAAGAGTATAAGGCTTTGAAACGCATCCAGAATTACGCCTACACGTTTGAAATACTGAGCATATTTACTGACAGGAGTAACACGGAATATAAGCAAGTCTGTCTAAGGCTTGTATTGAGTTACAAGTTTACCATCTAAAATTACATATAAAAAGATTAGGCTAGGAGTGGTGCACTGACATATTAATTGATTAGTTAGGGGAAGAGACATGCTATTAACGAATCAAAGGAGCAAAAAACGCATTCAAATTTAACCATGCGCGTCTCAATAAATGAacatatttcaataaaatactCATTCTGTCTAGTTATTGGGTTTAAAGGAGCTGTTAGTAATTTTAATGTTAGTAATCTGCTGGCTGTGAGACAAATAGCAACTGGACTGAATAAACCACCATCTGACCTGAAGATAACTTTCTGTTGAAGCTAGGGATGTGCACAGATATTCAAATACCCTTAACCATTTGATGCACCagtattcaaataaataatgaaaataaataactactAAGCCGTTCGTTATACCATGCGTCCATATGAGGTCATTgggaagatgaaaatgaaaagctgcCTCTGGTAGACAGCATTACTGTTGTTTTGTGTAAGTTAGAGGTGTTCATCGGGCCTAAAAAACATCTGAGCAGTGGGCGTTTTACCCTCATGTGGGCAGGAACgggcagtcagatatgaagcttgcgggATAAAATAGTGATAAATACATTTCCTATAATGTTCAGTACAACTCTTTTAAAAGTCTTAAATGACAACGGACACAGATCAGGTACCTCGGGTTTGCGTTTTTGCCAGCTTTACACCAGGAGCGACAAGGAACGTCTCAAGCGCTCCTGACACTttccattttacaattttttctttcagttgtttctTTCACaagtttaataaatataacatggAAATATCTGTAGTGGCTttcagattattataaacatgcatgATCAGATaagtttcattatttaaaaaaaaaaaaaaaaaaaaaaaaaagaataaaagtctGAATTTTAGTGACATCAGTGGCTGAAATGCTGAGCTgacattcaaatattttttattttgctgtgggtttaatatttctgttaatcATTTCTCCATATTACGTCTGtcagaacacaaacacatgtcAGCACTGACAGGAAGAAGACTAAataataatggaaaataatatttgaTTACTTCACATTAATAAAGAATCCCCCCTCCCTATTAATTCTCTCATTAACTCTTCAAATATCAAAAAGAGACATGAGGTGCATCCTTAGTTGAAACTGCTTATTCCTTATAAGGAAAAATCTTTCTGAGCagctgtggggaaaaaaaaaaaaaaaaaaaaaaacatctcaaggGACACTGCACGGCATTACTGAAATTCACAGTGAATATAAAGGGGTGAATATAAAGTAGGTCACTAGTGTGAAATGGTGTttagaaatatatttgtatgtttcACAGCAGGGGAACACTGCACAGTGACCCACACATTCCAGTCCAACACACCTCCACAGCAACATCCCCAGCTCTCCCGACGGTTCTCCCTCTCAATACAGGTCGAATAATTCCTTCTAAAAGGATCTGTAGACGTGTGGCTTCAGTGCTGCACCCCGTTATCCAGTGAATATGCTCAGTAGACGTTTACAGAGAGTCGCGAAACGTCACATCATTTCCGTTACTCCATTACACCGTCTCGCACAAGGAACTGTTTGTATCTACAGagaagtagtgtgtgtgttcacagggGTTCTACAAACACTGTACTCACTACAGCTATTCAAATTATGTAACCCGCATCTACCTCTCCCTCCAAATGACCTTCTGAGTGAGGCTGCAAGCAACAAACAgagaagtgaaataaaataagactaACACAGAACAAATGTGAACAAATGTGGCATGAGACCTGGCTTACAGCCCAGGATTGCACAAACATGAAATCATATTACATGTCACACATTTCAATGCAAAGCTGACATTGTAGATGAAGACAACAGGAACAGATTTGTTAATTCACAGGAGCTTGATGCATATCTTTCACTGACAGccaaaaataaagctgaataaTTTGCTTAAGCAAATGCCGGATGACAAAAGAAGCCTGGAGGTTCTTGTCCCGAGGTTTGTTCAGTTTGATTTAATCCTCCTCATGCCAGACTGCCTCACCATGACAACTCTTTGTAAGAGGTAGAACTAGAAAAGATTGGTCAATTCCTCCTCTCTGCTGGGGGTCCACACATAACATGCCTATAGTTCACTAAATATGCCATTTCATACAATAAGCCAGCCTTCTTGCTAAACTTTTTGCCCCCTTTTGGTAGCAGAGAACCATTCACGTCCCCCAAATGTAAGGAAATGGTCTATAGTAAGTgcaaaataaactaaaacattTACTGCATGCAGGAACACAGGCAGGAGGCTTCCAGATCATGCTTACATTTTTATGCATGTTAATAGAGCTAGGTATGCTTAGGCATGTGTTGACAAGAATAATTAATTAGATAGCTAAATAGTTGCATTAGCCAGTATAACTTTCCTTCTTGTGCTTTCTCCCTCCTCACCCCAGACTTCACATCTACAAATAGGCACCCAGAGGGCagaagaaaagcaaaacaagGAACAAATTCAACAGCCTTCCCATTTTCTGTTGCATAGCAAACTAACGGACTGAAAAATTTCTCCAAAGAACATTATTTCATATTGAGGTgtcagatgtgtgtgtctgctgagACTCAGAGCTGGGACGCACCTGATCGGACCAGCCTGTCCAGCCTCTCCATGCTGGGAGAGGGAACTCTGGACCGAGGGCTTCCAGGGTTCGAGCACTCGGATCCGGCGTCCGTGCCAAAGGAGTCGTCCTGGTTTTGCATGAGCAGCTCTTTGACACATTTGTGACAAACGCTGTGCTGGCAAGGCAGGATGAGCGGGTGCGTGAACAGTTCCTTGCAAATGGGGCAGATCAGCTCGCGCTCTATGTTCTTTATAGGGacctacaaaaaaaagaaatgcagaaaaagaaagaaatcaggcTTCAGTGACTCTGGATGAACAGGAAGAGTTTTTGTCTAGAAAAACAGTTTGACTGAGATATCTTGGTGGGGCTCATTTTTTCAACTTTTCATTCATGCCATCTTAAAAATATTAGGATTTTTTGGGCACAGTGGTAGACTGCTAAGGCAAGCATGCAAacctttttaaacattaaagcaCAGGCAGCAAAAGTCGTGTACAAGATTTGATTTGATGTCTATTTTGTACTTTGTACATGCCCTAAGTTGCTAGAAATGAGGCTGAAGACCCCATGCACCAGAGCTCGCGCCTGATTTGCATATGAATAGCCATGTGGGGAAATAAAGGGGAAGGGAGCAAGCCATTGTTGAATTTCTGCTTGTTTTCACTCTTGAAATGTAGCATTCCGCTCTTTTACACTTAAACAGACGTTACTGTCGCAAATTCAAGCAACACAAAATGTTTCCGcgttaattcaattcagtttttgttagtttttttgttagtttttcaGTTCAAAACAAACCACGGCTCTGCTATCAGCCGTCCTGCTAATGAGCTTCAAACATATTTGCGACACTCAAATCATTTTCCTGCATCACTTACCCCCATAGAGCTGCGCCTTGATACCGCAGACATTGTAAACGCCTTAAATAGTTAGAAGTAGTGTTAATTGGCTGAGCTGAAGAACAAGAAACTCTGACAAGACGAGCAGTAAAAGGTGAGAACAAACGCGAGTCGACAGGACAGATAAAGCCACGCTGTgaatcagcacacacaccaacacgcacTGCCGTTAGTTTATGGGAAGGAGCGCAGAAAGCCGGGGATCAGGGCGGGGCTAATGAAAGTCGCCATAGCAACCATCCTGGCAGCACGGCGTATGCAAATTAGGGGGCGTGGATGAGTAAGACGAACCGTGTATATTgctcattataaaaaaaaaaaacattttaaaaggacATATTTCGttcactgaaaaacaaactcaaAAGTGCACTAATTTCAGGCAGGCTATAAAAAGCCTTATTGCATTTCTACAGCCTTCCTGTGCTGCTAATAAGAAAGCCCAGCCCAGCCTGACACTCCTGTCCTCTGTTACCAGGATCCGGGGGAAATCCTGCCCTCACGTGCTCCTGTAACTGTCCTATAGCCTGCCTGAGAAGACTCCTGCATTCAGGTACAAGTGTGCTTATTAGCTGCCTGAGCTATTTTGTTCACTTGGTAACCATTTTCCTCTAGGGTAAACATGTAGGCCTGTATACATAATGCAAAACACCGGTTACAGATGTGAGTCAGAGACTACTGAGAGTAAGCTGATCACTGAAACTGTCCAGTCATGCACAGTTGGATGGATCGGGTGGATCCTCAGCCCATCCCGGAACAGTGGGCGTGGCTGCAATACACCCTAAATGGAATgcatccatcacagggcactctgcgcgcgcgcgcacacacgcacacacacacacacgtgcgaaAGTGCTCTGAATGCTGTACCTACCCTGTACTCCTTtattgtgccttttttttttttggatggttGAAAAGACTCACCCTAGACCCTTATCAAGGAAATATATTTCAATTAATAACaatttaactataaattaaAGGCTGCCGCCTGTC
It contains:
- the trim36 gene encoding E3 ubiquitin-protein ligase TRIM36 isoform X2 is translated as MSAVSRRSSMGVPIKNIERELICPICKELFTHPLILPCQHSVCHKCVKELLMQNQDDSFGTDAGSECSNPGSPRSRVPSPSMERLDRLVRSVSLRQQQQQLAPASRAADAACSSPPRAAQRNHGLRSVSSSPGWRRSSVTPRVTSFPCPGCQRDIELGERGISMLFRNFTLESIVERYRQAARAAVAIMCNVCKPPAVQEATKSCMDCKASYCNECFKLNHPWGTPRAQHEYVGPTTNFRPKVLMCPEHEMEKVNMYCEVCRRPVCHLCKLGGSHANHKVTSMSSAYKVLKDKLSKSIHYLISKEEQVRTQISELEVLIRQTEENGQLAERQAHEHFERLFETLQERKTELLRSIELSRNRRLDKLRSQVEEYQGMLENSGLVGYAQEVLKETDQSCFVQTAKQLHIRVQRATESLRTFQPAANPSFDEFVLDTSKEESLLKDLSFGGVPDPPMIDLSQSRVYNEGLIHWRLPEETLPTDHHVLEYRKVPAKEEEESQWHLTERVHGSSTVVCDLDSDCRYAFRVRSCRNTVHSPYSPEVSFHTPPAPVFGFLFNEKCGYSAERLRLSKRKDSVESMAGMAFLLAADRVQTGSYICLDYIIGDTGISHGRHYWAFRVEPSSYMVKVGVASDSKMSEWFHNPRDTSSPRYDHDSGHDSGSEDTCYELSQPFTLLTAGMGKLFIPKASHTAAAGDHGSRVLPLPQRIGICLDYDAGRVFFYDADSMRCLYERQVDCSGTMYPAFALMGGGAIHLEEFITAKRLSYM
- the trim36 gene encoding E3 ubiquitin-protein ligase TRIM36 isoform X3, producing the protein MSDSEEITEFGSIVERIEKGEVPIKNIERELICPICKELFTHPLILPCQHSVCHKCVKELLMQNQDDSFGTDAGSECSNPGSPRSRVPSPSMERLDRLVRSASLRRSFGGRGRCGLHNLNSCRSVSSSPGWRRSSVTPRVTSFPCPGCQRDIELGERGISMLFRNFTLESIVERYRQAARAAVAIMCNVCKPPAVQEATKSCMDCKASYCNECFKLNHPWGTPRAQHEYVGPTTNFRPKVLMCPEHEMEKVNMYCEVCRRPVCHLCKLGGSHANHKVTSMSSAYKVLKDKLSKSIHYLISKEEQVRTQISELEVLIRQTEENGQLAERQAHEHFERLFETLQERKTELLRSIELSRNRRLDKLRSQVEEYQGMLENSGLVGYAQEVLKETDQSCFVQTAKQLHIRVQRATESLRTFQPAANPSFDEFVLDTSKEESLLKDLSFGGVPDPPMIDLSQSRVYNEGLIHWRLPEETLPTDHHVLEYRKVPAKEEEESQWHLTERVHGSSTVVCDLDSDCRYAFRVRSCRNTVHSPYSPEVSFHTPPAPVFGFLFNEKCGYSAERLRLSKRKDSVESMAGMAFLLAADRVQTGSYICLDYIIGDTGISHGRHYWAFRVEPSSYMVKVGVASDSKMSEWFHNPRDTSSPRYDHDSGHDSGSEDTCYELSQPFTLLTAGMGKLFIPKASHTAAAGDHGSRVLPLPQRIGICLDYDAGRVFFYDADSMRCLYERQVDCSGTMYPAFALMGGGAIHLEEFITAKRLSYM
- the trim36 gene encoding E3 ubiquitin-protein ligase TRIM36 isoform X1 — translated: MSDSEEITEFGSIVERIEKGEVPIKNIERELICPICKELFTHPLILPCQHSVCHKCVKELLMQNQDDSFGTDAGSECSNPGSPRSRVPSPSMERLDRLVRSVSLRQQQQQLAPASRAADAACSSPPRAAQRNHGLRSVSSSPGWRRSSVTPRVTSFPCPGCQRDIELGERGISMLFRNFTLESIVERYRQAARAAVAIMCNVCKPPAVQEATKSCMDCKASYCNECFKLNHPWGTPRAQHEYVGPTTNFRPKVLMCPEHEMEKVNMYCEVCRRPVCHLCKLGGSHANHKVTSMSSAYKVLKDKLSKSIHYLISKEEQVRTQISELEVLIRQTEENGQLAERQAHEHFERLFETLQERKTELLRSIELSRNRRLDKLRSQVEEYQGMLENSGLVGYAQEVLKETDQSCFVQTAKQLHIRVQRATESLRTFQPAANPSFDEFVLDTSKEESLLKDLSFGGVPDPPMIDLSQSRVYNEGLIHWRLPEETLPTDHHVLEYRKVPAKEEEESQWHLTERVHGSSTVVCDLDSDCRYAFRVRSCRNTVHSPYSPEVSFHTPPAPVFGFLFNEKCGYSAERLRLSKRKDSVESMAGMAFLLAADRVQTGSYICLDYIIGDTGISHGRHYWAFRVEPSSYMVKVGVASDSKMSEWFHNPRDTSSPRYDHDSGHDSGSEDTCYELSQPFTLLTAGMGKLFIPKASHTAAAGDHGSRVLPLPQRIGICLDYDAGRVFFYDADSMRCLYERQVDCSGTMYPAFALMGGGAIHLEEFITAKRLSYM
- the trim36 gene encoding E3 ubiquitin-protein ligase TRIM36 isoform X6 gives rise to the protein MSAVSRRSSMGVPIKNIERELICPICKELFTHPLILPCQHSVCHKCVKELLMQNQDDSFGTDAGSECSNPGSPRSRVPSPSMERLDRLVRSGSVSSSPGWRRSSVTPRVTSFPCPGCQRDIELGERGISMLFRNFTLESIVERYRQAARAAVAIMCNVCKPPAVQEATKSCMDCKASYCNECFKLNHPWGTPRAQHEYVGPTTNFRPKVLMCPEHEMEKVNMYCEVCRRPVCHLCKLGGSHANHKVTSMSSAYKVLKDKLSKSIHYLISKEEQVRTQISELEVLIRQTEENGQLAERQAHEHFERLFETLQERKTELLRSIELSRNRRLDKLRSQVEEYQGMLENSGLVGYAQEVLKETDQSCFVQTAKQLHIRVQRATESLRTFQPAANPSFDEFVLDTSKEESLLKDLSFGGVPDPPMIDLSQSRVYNEGLIHWRLPEETLPTDHHVLEYRKVPAKEEEESQWHLTERVHGSSTVVCDLDSDCRYAFRVRSCRNTVHSPYSPEVSFHTPPAPVFGFLFNEKCGYSAERLRLSKRKDSVESMAGMAFLLAADRVQTGSYICLDYIIGDTGISHGRHYWAFRVEPSSYMVKVGVASDSKMSEWFHNPRDTSSPRYDHDSGHDSGSEDTCYELSQPFTLLTAGMGKLFIPKASHTAAAGDHGSRVLPLPQRIGICLDYDAGRVFFYDADSMRCLYERQVDCSGTMYPAFALMGGGAIHLEEFITAKRLSYM